The Pedobacter cryoconitis genome has a window encoding:
- a CDS encoding non-ribosomal peptide synthetase: MIFQKELIQSLQLHSNSTAIENGSQHITYSHLSALSNSVTNFLLEQKIEKETVIGIQLTDKVDVIAAVIGVVNARCTFVLIDGTLPEQRLKLLLEELNLEYIICAAGRTMPAVIENKATIQKFFYEHILEKSPGSAIVDFPDYEADDSLYIYFTSGSTGVPKGIIGKNSSLLQFIKWELSAFDIQEDSRFSQFVSPYFDAFLRDIFVPLFAGATICLTPVADDFFIPENLIDWIDTNEISVIHCVPSLFRVFNSDELTPENFLHLKLILMSGEKIFPSELVGWYDTFEARIQLVNLYGPTETTMVRSYYKIIPADVRKEKIPIGEAIAETELLVANKDLKPTAKLMPGDLYVVSKYTTKGYLNLPELTHQKFLKINQGTADEKIAFKTGDKARLLSDGQVDLLGREDRQVKLRGIRIELDEIERVIFKSDLVKNAVVIKHIEENNEESLIAFVLRKEQCEYGEALKQMIQDHMAVILPPYMLPSNLLVANEFPLLSNGKINYKELINLLTASLAAKNNAVTIPVNEIENKLLLIWKEILGEKVISTADTFLIAGGNSLGMMRLIGRIYKEFNVRLSLSQLFSNLTIQKQTAFIKQATKDDRLVIKKAEFKTTYNTSSAQQRIFYSYELDKESKAYNLPVAWKIKGDFEIGKVQDILNQLISRHESLRTQFSIEDDKIVQVVKEPVDFKLEEIDANGQDLAEVISNFIRPFDLSQAPLFRCGIISAAKDEHTIIVDTHHIVCDGLSQMSLYEDFLKLYQGVELKTLPIQYKDYAEWEYSFRETDEYLAHRHFWLKSFEGELPILNLPVTDQRLEIETGEGGKIVFQLDKSELNPIIEKMKAEDVTTFSSLFSLFFIFLAQLTGQDDIIIGVPTSGRMQEELDGMVGMFIKTMPIRYQINADMTFNELSKDINSHLVQANSKQVYDLADMISQLNKTRKEPLENLFDVMFVFQNFEDSKVLSDFVEFSGYDIGEQASKYALGLYCSESESSFNFQFNYSKNTFSQPAMENMVADFKALVTRFAENSNSRIIEYIDGTAQNDLIIADDFSFNF; the protein is encoded by the coding sequence ATGATTTTTCAAAAAGAATTAATTCAAAGTCTTCAGCTTCATAGCAACAGCACTGCAATTGAAAATGGCAGTCAGCACATTACTTACTCACATTTATCCGCGCTTTCCAACAGTGTAACTAATTTCCTGCTGGAGCAAAAGATAGAGAAGGAAACTGTAATCGGAATACAATTAACTGATAAAGTAGATGTTATTGCTGCTGTTATTGGAGTAGTTAACGCCAGATGTACGTTTGTACTGATTGATGGAACACTCCCGGAACAGCGCTTGAAGCTATTGCTGGAAGAACTTAATTTAGAATATATCATCTGTGCTGCCGGGCGTACTATGCCAGCTGTTATTGAAAACAAGGCCACTATCCAGAAATTCTTCTACGAGCATATTTTGGAAAAAAGTCCGGGCTCAGCTATTGTTGATTTTCCGGATTATGAAGCAGATGATAGCTTATATATTTATTTTACCTCAGGCTCAACTGGTGTTCCTAAAGGGATTATTGGTAAAAACAGCAGTCTGTTACAATTTATAAAATGGGAGCTTTCTGCCTTCGATATTCAGGAAGATAGCCGTTTCAGTCAGTTCGTAAGCCCTTATTTTGACGCTTTTTTAAGAGATATTTTTGTCCCTCTATTTGCTGGTGCAACCATTTGTCTAACCCCTGTGGCAGACGATTTTTTTATTCCTGAAAACCTGATTGACTGGATAGATACTAACGAAATATCTGTTATTCACTGTGTACCCAGTCTTTTCAGGGTTTTTAACAGTGATGAGCTGACTCCTGAAAACTTCCTTCATTTGAAGCTGATCCTGATGTCGGGTGAAAAAATATTCCCTTCGGAACTGGTGGGCTGGTATGATACTTTTGAGGCAAGGATACAACTGGTTAACCTGTATGGGCCAACTGAGACGACTATGGTCAGGTCTTATTATAAAATTATTCCTGCTGATGTGCGGAAAGAAAAAATCCCAATCGGAGAGGCTATCGCGGAGACTGAATTGTTAGTGGCCAATAAAGACCTTAAACCAACCGCTAAACTGATGCCGGGTGATCTTTATGTTGTTTCTAAATATACAACTAAAGGATATCTGAACTTACCAGAACTCACCCATCAGAAATTCCTGAAAATAAACCAGGGAACAGCCGATGAAAAAATAGCTTTTAAAACAGGAGACAAAGCCAGGCTGCTGAGTGACGGCCAGGTAGATTTATTAGGCAGAGAAGACAGGCAGGTAAAACTACGGGGGATCCGGATTGAACTGGATGAAATTGAACGTGTAATTTTCAAATCCGATCTGGTTAAGAATGCGGTTGTTATCAAACATATAGAAGAAAATAATGAAGAATCGCTAATTGCTTTTGTTTTAAGAAAGGAACAGTGTGAATATGGAGAGGCGCTGAAACAAATGATACAGGATCACATGGCGGTTATTTTACCTCCTTATATGCTGCCTTCAAACTTGCTTGTGGCGAATGAATTTCCGCTGTTAAGCAATGGAAAAATAAACTATAAAGAATTGATCAATTTATTGACAGCGAGTCTGGCGGCTAAAAATAACGCAGTGACTATTCCTGTAAATGAAATTGAAAACAAACTCCTGCTCATCTGGAAAGAAATATTAGGAGAAAAAGTAATCTCTACAGCAGATACTTTTTTGATCGCTGGCGGAAATTCTCTTGGAATGATGCGCCTGATTGGCAGAATCTATAAAGAATTTAATGTGCGGCTTTCTTTAAGTCAGTTATTCAGTAACCTGACCATTCAGAAACAGACCGCTTTTATCAAACAGGCTACCAAAGATGACCGGCTAGTTATCAAAAAAGCGGAATTCAAAACGACTTATAATACTTCCTCGGCGCAGCAAAGAATATTTTATAGTTATGAACTGGACAAAGAAAGTAAAGCCTATAACTTACCAGTAGCCTGGAAGATTAAAGGGGATTTTGAAATTGGTAAGGTACAGGATATCCTGAACCAACTGATCAGCAGACATGAAAGTTTAAGAACTCAATTTAGTATTGAGGATGATAAAATAGTTCAGGTTGTTAAAGAACCGGTGGATTTTAAACTGGAAGAAATTGATGCAAACGGACAAGACTTAGCAGAAGTGATCAGCAATTTTATCAGACCTTTTGACTTAAGCCAGGCTCCTTTATTCAGGTGTGGAATTATTTCAGCAGCAAAGGATGAGCATACGATTATTGTAGATACACATCATATTGTATGCGATGGCCTTTCACAAATGAGCTTATACGAAGACTTTCTGAAGCTATACCAGGGAGTTGAATTGAAAACTCTGCCGATCCAATATAAAGATTATGCGGAATGGGAATATAGTTTCAGAGAAACGGACGAATATTTAGCGCATAGACATTTCTGGTTGAAATCCTTTGAAGGAGAATTACCAATATTGAACCTGCCTGTAACAGATCAGAGGTTGGAAATTGAAACCGGCGAAGGAGGAAAAATTGTTTTTCAGCTGGATAAAAGCGAACTGAATCCAATTATTGAAAAAATGAAGGCAGAAGATGTTACTACTTTCTCTTCCTTGTTCTCCCTGTTTTTTATCTTTTTAGCACAGCTTACCGGCCAGGATGATATCATTATTGGTGTGCCCACCTCTGGCAGGATGCAGGAAGAACTGGATGGTATGGTCGGCATGTTTATTAAAACAATGCCTATCCGTTATCAGATCAATGCTGATATGACCTTTAATGAACTATCAAAAGATATAAATTCTCACCTGGTTCAGGCAAATAGTAAACAAGTGTATGATCTGGCAGATATGATCAGCCAGTTAAACAAAACAAGGAAAGAACCATTGGAGAATTTATTCGATGTTATGTTTGTCTTCCAGAATTTTGAGGACAGCAAAGTACTTTCAGATTTTGTTGAATTTTCCGGATATGATATCGGTGAACAAGCTTCTAAATATGCTTTGGGCTTGTATTGCAGTGAAAGTGAATCCTCATTTAACTTCCAGTTCAACTACTCAAAAAATACCTTTAGCCAGCCTGCTATGGAAAATATGGTGGCTGATTTTAAAGCACTGGTTACCAGATTTGCAGAAAACAGTAATTCCAGAATTATAGAATATATAGACGGTACAGCACAAAATGATTTAATCATCGCTGATGATTTTTCTTTCAACTTCTAA
- a CDS encoding non-ribosomal peptide synthetase encodes MTQVSTLDPRTFNANRNFKTRNYWKNRIGDLLLESYFKNELIDEGKQDKTYAEYIVSAPAAADQCLKSLAGSARAQHIVLLAVLGILVRKTSFSTDCCIFTPLFNSDKIAGIEHKAIPVKINTYENQRFPEFLTNLKQDLLNDFNHADYPVENMLKQKNLHELPVLGMLVNEIQQLSAFNHLSADLLFNFSVSGPLSVCIQYNSKRYSSNLIKSIVELFFGLLLKLVKQNADPIAGIRLINETEESEQLNNQLQAYILGRDRELLPKGLIGDLYNVEEELTAKSDKRKMISNADPVNNPYRPTELIYKTGDLALWKEDGTLLVTGKSEAQFNLIEEDIASLLSVNEAIHLPYEAPSDALEISLQGLWASILKLDKETIGVNHSFFELGGHSLKAAVLVNRVSKELGAQLKLRDIFKNQTIRKMSLLISNAVLSEAVSIPAAPVKGAYVLSAAQKRMYFLYELDQSSVAYNMPQFIRLEGELDTDRLREALKVLVKRHESLRTVFGMEQDEPVQYILEESNFELIYTDLKASAKRELTTRLADFVQPFDLQSGPLLRAELISISNTEHVLAIDLHHIVTDGVSNGLLVQDFMQLYQGLNLTALAIQYKDYSEWQQSEARQNVLATQKEFWLAAYAAETNQLNLPSDYPRPQVKQHEGDCISFTLDSTVTSGLHQLGGSEGATMYMILLSFYNILLGKLGNTADVVVGSPVAGREHADLEGIMGMFANTLALRSYPEGTKTYRDYLSEVKQVALQCFDNQGYQYEDLVSSLKIDRDTSRNPLFDVMFSYENFENEGLELPGLKISRLDGGHHISKFDLTLSARPGDGMLHLQFDYSTALYSHERISRYVAYFQRIAAAVLADTNTVLSAINLLSEEEEKEQLEIFNHTTVPYPQDKTLIDLFQEQAEKTPDHIALRCASGTLSYKEFSKRTDQFATYLGGVTGVKPGELVGILLEREEYLMLSIYGILKAGAAYVPIDPHSPADRINAIISVSGISALISRGRYYQDKDIVIAGKIVDLDDREIEINQQTAAVRPPQCSTSLAYVIYTSGSTGVPKGVMIEHHSVVNRLIWMQKMYPINETDVLLQKTPVVFDVSVWELFWWSFTGASLCLLRPGAEKEPEELISEIAANKITVLHFVPPMLQAFLQFLDKEPILKKVASVNKVFASGEALKPEQVQGFKKTMHKANGSRLINLYGPTEATVDVSYHEIDFGATNTLIPIGRPIDNIRLYIVDQYNKLVPKGVNGELCIAGVGLARGYLNSEELTAQKFIANPWEPGARLYRTGDVAYWQETGEIAYTGRIDFQVKLRGYRIDCGEIESHLQNYPGLQEPVVLLKEDGDTKYLVAYYVSSAAIEQSLLVNYLSEKVPPYMIPSCYVQLDKLPLTTSGKLDRKALPQPQIQFKEEYTAATNEIEEKLIQIWSGILKIDKNLISIHANFFELGGHSINILTLSRVVSEEFKCHISVAKMFGLPTIKSIEAFIAQGEQDVKKMAVNIDKTLDEAHANLDLINNLIN; translated from the coding sequence ATGACCCAGGTATCAACATTGGATCCCAGGACATTTAATGCAAACCGGAATTTCAAAACCAGAAATTACTGGAAGAACCGCATTGGTGACTTGTTATTAGAATCCTATTTTAAAAATGAGCTTATTGATGAAGGCAAACAGGATAAAACCTATGCTGAATATATTGTTTCTGCACCAGCGGCAGCTGATCAGTGCTTGAAATCATTAGCTGGTTCAGCTAGAGCACAACATATTGTACTACTGGCTGTGTTAGGGATATTAGTTAGAAAAACCTCCTTTTCAACAGACTGCTGCATTTTTACGCCCTTGTTTAATAGTGACAAAATAGCCGGTATTGAGCATAAGGCAATTCCGGTAAAGATCAACACGTATGAGAATCAGCGTTTTCCTGAATTTCTAACGAATCTTAAACAGGATCTGCTGAATGATTTTAATCATGCGGATTATCCTGTTGAAAATATGCTAAAACAGAAAAATTTGCACGAACTGCCTGTATTAGGTATGCTGGTTAATGAAATACAGCAACTATCGGCTTTCAATCATCTTTCCGCAGACTTGCTCTTTAATTTTAGCGTAAGTGGACCACTTTCTGTTTGTATTCAATATAACAGCAAAAGATATAGTTCAAACCTGATCAAAAGCATTGTAGAGCTGTTTTTCGGCTTACTACTTAAATTGGTGAAACAAAATGCTGATCCAATCGCTGGTATCAGGTTAATCAACGAGACAGAAGAATCCGAACAATTAAATAATCAACTGCAAGCCTATATTTTAGGTAGAGACCGGGAGTTATTACCGAAAGGACTCATTGGTGATTTATATAACGTTGAAGAAGAGCTTACAGCAAAATCTGATAAAAGAAAAATGATCAGCAATGCTGATCCGGTCAATAATCCTTATCGTCCAACAGAACTGATTTATAAAACAGGGGACCTGGCGCTGTGGAAGGAAGATGGAACACTATTGGTCACTGGTAAAAGTGAAGCGCAGTTTAATCTTATTGAAGAAGACATTGCGTCTCTATTATCAGTTAATGAAGCAATTCATCTTCCGTATGAAGCCCCATCAGATGCATTGGAAATAAGTTTACAAGGGTTATGGGCATCTATCCTAAAATTAGATAAAGAAACAATTGGTGTAAACCACAGTTTTTTTGAACTGGGCGGTCACTCGCTGAAAGCAGCAGTTTTGGTGAACCGGGTCAGTAAAGAACTTGGTGCACAACTGAAACTGAGAGATATTTTTAAAAATCAGACGATCCGGAAAATGAGCTTGCTGATTAGCAATGCTGTTCTATCGGAAGCTGTCAGCATACCGGCTGCCCCGGTTAAAGGAGCCTATGTTTTATCAGCTGCACAAAAGCGGATGTATTTTTTATATGAGCTTGATCAAAGTTCTGTGGCTTATAACATGCCGCAGTTTATCAGGCTGGAAGGCGAACTGGATACGGACCGTTTGCGTGAAGCCTTAAAAGTTTTGGTTAAACGTCATGAAAGTTTGCGTACGGTGTTTGGGATGGAGCAGGATGAGCCTGTTCAGTATATCCTGGAAGAAAGTAATTTCGAACTGATTTATACGGACCTCAAAGCATCAGCTAAAAGAGAATTAACTACAAGACTGGCTGATTTTGTTCAGCCTTTTGATCTTCAGTCCGGCCCGCTTTTACGCGCAGAATTGATCAGCATCAGCAATACCGAACATGTACTGGCTATTGATCTGCACCATATTGTAACCGATGGGGTTTCCAACGGCCTGCTGGTTCAGGATTTTATGCAGCTTTATCAAGGTCTGAACCTTACAGCTTTAGCTATTCAATACAAAGACTATTCGGAATGGCAGCAAAGTGAAGCCAGACAGAACGTACTGGCCACTCAAAAAGAATTCTGGTTAGCTGCTTATGCGGCAGAAACTAACCAATTGAACTTGCCTTCAGACTATCCGCGTCCACAGGTTAAACAGCATGAAGGGGATTGTATCAGTTTTACATTAGATAGTACAGTAACTAGTGGATTACATCAATTAGGTGGATCTGAAGGAGCTACGATGTACATGATCCTGTTATCATTTTATAACATCCTGTTAGGGAAACTAGGCAATACGGCCGATGTGGTTGTTGGCAGTCCGGTTGCGGGTCGTGAACATGCAGATCTGGAAGGAATTATGGGCATGTTTGCCAATACGCTTGCGCTGCGCAGTTATCCCGAAGGAACTAAGACTTACCGCGATTATCTGTCAGAAGTGAAACAGGTTGCTTTGCAATGTTTTGACAACCAGGGATATCAGTATGAAGACCTGGTGAGCAGCCTGAAAATTGACCGCGATACCAGCCGTAATCCTTTATTCGATGTGATGTTCTCTTATGAGAACTTTGAGAACGAAGGGTTGGAACTGCCTGGTCTGAAAATCAGCAGGCTTGATGGCGGGCATCATATTTCCAAGTTCGATCTGACTTTGTCGGCACGCCCTGGAGATGGAATGTTACACTTACAATTTGATTATAGCACTGCATTGTACAGCCACGAAAGAATTAGCCGTTATGTCGCCTATTTTCAGCGGATCGCTGCTGCGGTTCTGGCAGATACAAACACGGTGCTTTCCGCTATCAACTTGCTGAGTGAAGAAGAAGAAAAAGAACAATTAGAAATATTTAATCATACTACAGTACCGTATCCGCAAGATAAAACGCTGATCGATTTATTTCAGGAGCAAGCAGAGAAGACACCAGACCATATCGCCCTGCGCTGTGCTTCGGGTACCCTGAGTTATAAAGAATTTAGTAAGAGAACCGATCAGTTTGCAACGTATTTGGGTGGTGTTACGGGGGTAAAACCCGGCGAACTGGTCGGAATCTTATTGGAAAGAGAAGAATACCTGATGTTATCCATTTATGGGATATTGAAAGCGGGTGCAGCCTATGTGCCAATTGACCCACACTCACCCGCAGACCGGATCAATGCCATTATTTCGGTTTCGGGGATCAGTGCGCTGATCAGCCGTGGTCGTTATTATCAGGATAAAGACATTGTTATAGCAGGAAAAATAGTTGATCTGGATGACCGTGAAATTGAAATCAACCAACAAACAGCCGCTGTAAGACCTCCGCAATGCAGTACCAGTCTTGCCTATGTAATTTATACTTCTGGCTCAACAGGCGTACCTAAAGGGGTGATGATTGAACATCATTCGGTAGTTAACAGGCTGATATGGATGCAAAAGATGTACCCGATCAATGAAACTGATGTCCTGCTTCAGAAAACCCCTGTTGTATTTGATGTGTCGGTCTGGGAACTTTTCTGGTGGTCATTTACCGGAGCCTCTTTATGCCTTTTACGTCCCGGGGCAGAAAAAGAGCCAGAAGAACTGATTTCAGAGATCGCAGCTAATAAGATTACGGTACTTCACTTTGTACCACCCATGTTGCAAGCATTTCTGCAATTTCTGGACAAAGAGCCTATACTTAAAAAAGTAGCCAGTGTAAATAAAGTATTTGCCAGTGGAGAAGCGCTGAAACCTGAACAAGTACAAGGTTTCAAAAAGACAATGCATAAGGCCAATGGCAGCAGGCTGATCAATTTATATGGCCCTACTGAAGCTACAGTTGATGTTAGTTATCACGAAATAGATTTTGGGGCCACCAATACGCTCATCCCTATCGGCAGGCCAATTGATAATATCCGCTTATATATTGTGGATCAATATAACAAGCTGGTTCCAAAAGGTGTAAATGGTGAACTCTGTATTGCAGGAGTTGGACTGGCCAGAGGTTATCTGAACAGCGAAGAGCTGACTGCACAGAAATTCATCGCTAACCCATGGGAACCCGGAGCACGTCTTTATAGAACAGGTGATGTCGCTTACTGGCAGGAAACGGGAGAAATTGCTTATACCGGAAGGATCGATTTTCAGGTCAAACTCAGAGGTTACCGGATCGATTGCGGAGAGATCGAAAGTCACCTGCAAAACTATCCGGGACTACAGGAACCCGTAGTCCTGCTCAAAGAAGATGGAGATACAAAATACCTGGTCGCATATTATGTGTCATCAGCAGCAATTGAACAAAGCCTTTTAGTGAACTATCTGTCAGAAAAGGTTCCCCCTTATATGATTCCGTCATGCTATGTACAGCTGGATAAATTACCACTCACCACGAGTGGTAAACTGGATAGAAAAGCATTACCACAACCACAAATTCAATTCAAAGAGGAATATACAGCAGCCACCAATGAAATAGAAGAGAAATTAATACAAATCTGGTCTGGTATCTTGAAAATTGATAAAAACCTGATTAGTATCCATGCTAATTTCTTTGAACTCGGTGGTCACTCCATTAATATTTTAACCTTATCCAGAGTGGTATCTGAAGAATTTAAATGCCATATCTCAGTCGCAAAAATGTTCGGCTTACCGACTATAAAAAGTATAGAAGCTTTTATAGCACAAGGTGAACAAGACGTGAAAAAGATGGCCGTAAACATTGATAAAACACTAGATGAAGCACACGCTAATTTAGATCTGATAAATAATTTAATTAACTAA